ACCGGACCCGAGATCTGGCGCCAGACCGACGGCCGCGTCGACGTGTTGGTCGTGGGCGTCGGCACCGGCGGCACCGTCACGGGAACCGCCAGATACCTGAAGGAGCAGAACCCGGACCTGCTGGTGGTGGGGGCCGACCCGGAGGGATCGCTGTTCTCCGCCCCGCAGGATCCGGCCCGGCCGTACCTGGTGGAAGGGATCGGCGAGGACTTCTGGCCGGAGACGTTCGACCCTTCCGTGGTGGACCGCTACGTGCGCGTGTCGGACCGCGACTCCTTCCTGACGGCCCGCGCCATCACCCGGCAGGAGGGCATCCTGGTGGGCGGCTCGTCGGGGACGGCGATGTGGGCAGCCCTTCAGGTGGCCCGCGACCTCCCGGAGGACAGCCTGATGGTGGTGATCTTCCCCGACACCGGCCGCAACTACCTGTCGAAGCTGTACTCGGACACGTGGATGCTCCAGTACGGATTCCAGGAACGCCCCGAGGTCGTCCACGTCGAGGAGGTGCTGGCGTCGAAGCCGGCGGGGCTCCCGGCGCTCATCACCATCGGGGCGCACGAGAAGGTCCGCCAGGCCATCGAACGGCTCCAGGAGCACGGCATCTCCCAGGCCCCGGTGGTTCGCGAGGAGGCCACCGACGTGACCGCGTTCGTGGGGTCGATCCAGGAACGCGGGCTGCTGGACCGGATCTTCCGGGACCCCGACGCGCTCCAGCACGACGTCGCCGAGGTCATGGGGCCGCCCCATCCGATGGTGGAGGTGGACGACCCGGTCGAGGTCGCCTTCGAATCGCTCCAGGGGTCTCCTGCGGTGCTGGTGGCCAAGGGCGGCCACGTGCTGGGCGTGCTGACCCGGGCGGACCTCCTGGAGTTCCTGGCCCACCGCCAGCGGACGCCGTGACGCCGCAGCCGCTCCAGTCCCTCGGCGTCGACGTCGGCGTCACGAAGGGGCTCGACCTGGTGCTCCTGGACGAGGAACGACGGCCGCTGGAATGCCGACGCCGGGTTCGGGTCGAGGAGCTCGGGCCGGCCCTGGTGGAGCTCCGTCCGGACGTCGTGGCCATCGACGCGCCACCGGCGTGGGGCACCGGCGGGGGCTCGCGGCTTACGGAGCGCGAGCTGCGGAGGTTCGGCATCCAGTCCTACGGGACGCCGTCCGACCCGCGCAAGGGCGAGAACACCTTCTACTCGTGGATGAAGGTGGGGTTCGCCGTGTTCGCCTGCGCCGGGGAGTCGGGCTACGCCAGGTACGCGAGCGGACCGGTGCGGGGCACCGCGATCGAGGTCTTCCCGCACGCCAGCGCGGTGGTCCTGGCCGGATGCCTCCCGCCGCCGGAGGTCAACAAGCGCGCGTTCCGGGAGGACGTGCTGCGCGCGCAAGGGGTACCGGTGGACGGGCTGCGCTCGCCGGACCAGGTCGACGCCGCGCTTGCGGCCCTGACGGGGTTGCTGGCGCTGGGGGGACGCCGAACGCACCTCGGCGACCCGAAAGAGGGCGTGATCGTGCTCCCGTCCGCGACGCTGCCGGCCCGACCGTACCGCCGGTGCCAGCGGGAGCGCCAGGCCGGGCGCAAGGACGGCGAGGCCCAGCTGCACTTCCCGGGGCTGGCTCGGTGTGCGTGCGGCGACCCCGCCTGCCGGGCCAGCACGGCCCGCGAGTTCGCGCCGGGGCACGACGCCAAACGCAAGTCCGCGCTGTGGAGCCTGGCCCGATCCGGCCAGGAAGCCGTCGACGAGCTGAGGAGACGAGGATGGGAGCTTCCCCCCGAGATGAGGTAGGCGCGGGCGACCGGGATGCGAGCGGCGACGGCTGGCGGTTCGAGACGCGGGCCATCCACGCCGGCCAGGACCCCGAACCCGAGTATGGCGCCGTCAACGTCCCGATCTACCAGACCTCCACGTACGCCCAGGAGGCCGTGGGAAAGCCCAAGCGCTTCGACTACGCACGGGCCGGAAACCCGACCCGTGAGGCGCTCCAGGAGGCGCTGGCCTCGCTGGAAGGAGGCCGGCACGCGTTCTCGTTCTCGTCCGGTATGGGTGCGGAGACCACCCTGCTCCTGCTGCTGAAGCCGGGCGACCACGTGGTGATGGCAGACGACGTCTACGGCGGCACGTACCGCCTGCTGACCCGGGTGCTGGGCCCGTGGGGCCTCGAGCTCGACACCGTCGACATGACCGATCTCGACGCCGTGGAGAGGGCCGTCCGGGAGGAGACGCGAGTGGTGTGGGTGGAAACGCCCAGCAACCCGCTGCTGAAGGTGGTCGACATCCGGGCCGCCGCCGAGATCGCGCACCGGGCCGAGGCATGGTGTGTGGTCGATAACACGTTCGCCACGCCGTATCTCCAGCGGCCCCTCGAGCTGGGGGCGGACGTCGTCGTGCACTCCGTGACCAAGTACCTGGGCGGGCACTCCGACCTCGTGAACGGGGCCC
The Actinomycetota bacterium genome window above contains:
- a CDS encoding cystathionine beta-synthase; the encoded protein is MEVMDSFLDATGDTPLVRLRRVAQGVLPTILAKLEMLNPGGSVKDRIGSRMIEAAEREGMLKPGGTIVEPTSGNTGHGLAIAAAIKGYKCIFVMPDKMSQEKVALLRAYGAEVVITPTAVAPESPESYYRVADRLTEEIPGAFQPNQYFNQVNPQTHYETTGPEIWRQTDGRVDVLVVGVGTGGTVTGTARYLKEQNPDLLVVGADPEGSLFSAPQDPARPYLVEGIGEDFWPETFDPSVVDRYVRVSDRDSFLTARAITRQEGILVGGSSGTAMWAALQVARDLPEDSLMVVIFPDTGRNYLSKLYSDTWMLQYGFQERPEVVHVEEVLASKPAGLPALITIGAHEKVRQAIERLQEHGISQAPVVREEATDVTAFVGSIQERGLLDRIFRDPDALQHDVAEVMGPPHPMVEVDDPVEVAFESLQGSPAVLVAKGGHVLGVLTRADLLEFLAHRQRTP
- a CDS encoding DUF429 domain-containing protein, whose protein sequence is MTPQPLQSLGVDVGVTKGLDLVLLDEERRPLECRRRVRVEELGPALVELRPDVVAIDAPPAWGTGGGSRLTERELRRFGIQSYGTPSDPRKGENTFYSWMKVGFAVFACAGESGYARYASGPVRGTAIEVFPHASAVVLAGCLPPPEVNKRAFREDVLRAQGVPVDGLRSPDQVDAALAALTGLLALGGRRTHLGDPKEGVIVLPSATLPARPYRRCQRERQAGRKDGEAQLHFPGLARCACGDPACRASTAREFAPGHDAKRKSALWSLARSGQEAVDELRRRGWELPPEMR
- a CDS encoding cystathionine gamma-synthase: MGASPRDEVGAGDRDASGDGWRFETRAIHAGQDPEPEYGAVNVPIYQTSTYAQEAVGKPKRFDYARAGNPTREALQEALASLEGGRHAFSFSSGMGAETTLLLLLKPGDHVVMADDVYGGTYRLLTRVLGPWGLELDTVDMTDLDAVERAVREETRVVWVETPSNPLLKVVDIRAAAEIAHRAEAWCVVDNTFATPYLQRPLELGADVVVHSVTKYLGGHSDLVNGALVLNDDEIAERLGFLLNAVGAVPGPMDCYLALRGVKTLAVRMQAHCRGAARVAEFLSTHPAVTRVLYPGLPEHPGHDVAAKQMADYGGMVSFEVSSADEAVRVAERTRLFFLAESLGGVESLIEVPAPMTHASVAGSPLEVPPNLIRLSVGLEHPDDLIKDLARALD